The Garra rufa chromosome 23, GarRuf1.0, whole genome shotgun sequence genome includes a region encoding these proteins:
- the tmem218 gene encoding transmembrane protein 218, protein MADVVLGVGTGVFIIALIWIVTLALTIVLVRATGPTKLGIIPIFLLALTITLILVFFPRASEVPSPERAVQIVDMFFIGRYVLLSLVSVVFLAALFMLLPLHFLEPVYAKPLRTH, encoded by the exons ATGGCCGATGTGGTGTTAGGCGTTGGGACAGGTGTGTTTATCATCGCTTTAATCTGGATAGTGACTCTGGCGCTCACCATCGTTCTAGTGCGCGCAACCGGCCCAACAAA GTTAGGAATCATCCCTATATTTCTTCTGGCGCTCACCATCACATTGATTTTAGTGTTCTTTCCTCGCGCCTCTGAAGTTCCCTCCCCTGAGAGAGCAGTTCAG ATAGTGGATATGTTCTTCATCGGCCGCTACGTGCTTCTGTCCTTGGTGAGTGTGGTGTTCTTGGCAGCCCTGTTCATGTTGCTGCCCTTACATTTCCTGGAGCCTGTGTATGCCAAGCCCCTGAGAACACACTAG